The DNA window CGTCAATATTTGCTACATCGAGGAACAGCACTTCGGGACGCAATGTTGCGTCGAGTTTCGGGATCCAGGTCCCGTCGCTGAAGGCGTAGATGCACAAGCGGTTGTCGTTGTTTTCATCGGTGTACACCGCAGCAATTTCGGCGAAATTGCCACCGAAGAGGAACCCTGTCAAAACGGTCTGGCGTTTCGCAGAGCCAAGGACGACCTCGTACTGCTCGAAAGTGAATTCCTTGACAGGTGTCATTTGCGCGACTTCTTCGCTGAACAGACTTGAGCATCTCAATAGAAATATTCCGAAAACCAGTATTGAGAACAGGCTTTGTTGATAATGCCTTGTGCGTTCAGTTACTGACCCCGGTTTTACGGAAATCCAGCGTTTGTGGAATGAGTTTTGCTTTTTCATTTTCTTCTCCTTCGAGTTTTTATTAACATAGATAAATAAATGAACAGTGTTAACTTTTAAAGAAAATATAAGCAATCTGTGCAAAATAGTTTGAGATTTATGCCTTCAAACCCTCAATTGTTGTGTGAATTACTGTGTCAATCAATTCGTCTTTCTCAGTCCAAGGGAAATCTGGGAAATCAATTAGGAGTAGTGTGACACCGTGAACCGCTGACCACAGCACCTGACCTGTGGTTTCGACATCCGCCTGCCGGAATAGCTTCTGTTGGATACATTCAGAGACCATTGCTCGCAAGTAATCAAATACCTTTTCGCCAACCGACCCCTCTTGCAAACCCAAACCCTTCTGGAACTGTGGACGGATAACAAACGTCAGTTTGTAATCTTGCGGGTATTTTAGACCGAACTCGATATAGGCTCGTCCACTTTTTCTCAGCGTCTCGACGGGGTCGGTGTTATCTCTTCTTAGTTGCTCAAGCGTGTTCAACAGGTTCAAGAGTGTTTCTTTGCAAACCGAATCTAAAAGATCTGCCTTGTCTGTAAAATAAAGGTAGATCGTTGTTGGTGAGTATTCGATCTTGCTGGCAATCTTTCGCATGGAGACGTTCTCATAACCCTCATTGACGAACAACTCCCGCGCTGCAGAAAGAATTTGCTGTCGTAACTGCTCTTTTTCCCTTGCTTTCCGTTCTTTAATACCCATTGGTTCACCTTTAGTTTACATAGTAATCTAACTTAACACTGTTAAGTATAACACATAAATTTCTCTTTGTCAAATTTTTTTCAAAAATTTCCGCGTCTGGGCAATTTTTTATTTAAGGATTGATTTATAGCGCAAATTTGCCAGCGTTTTTTCGGTGACAACCTGATCAAGGTCGCGTGTACGGTTCTGATCTGAATCATACGTTGCTGACCAGTCATCGTATGCCTTTCGTATATCCATATAAATCTTCGCCATCAACTTGCGGCACAAAGGTCTTGAATTCGACTCACCACTTCTGATGGATGATGTAATACTGGATAGCCTGCGGCGCGTTGCTTTATAATATCCGCTCCAAGCAAATCTGTGTGCTGACGGAGGAACCACGCGGCGCAAAATGGCGACATTCCGACCTGTGCTGCGCCTCGGAGTTCGTCACTA is part of the Candidatus Poribacteria bacterium genome and encodes:
- a CDS encoding TetR/AcrR family transcriptional regulator, encoding MGIKERKAREKEQLRQQILSAARELFVNEGYENVSMRKIASKIEYSPTTIYLYFTDKADLLDSVCKETLLNLLNTLEQLRRDNTDPVETLRKSGRAYIEFGLKYPQDYKLTFVIRPQFQKGLGLQEGSVGEKVFDYLRAMVSECIQQKLFRQADVETTGQVLWSAVHGVTLLLIDFPDFPWTEKDELIDTVIHTTIEGLKA
- a CDS encoding HAD-IA family hydrolase, producing the protein MVKPDPHIYQHACKNLDVAPSDCIFIGDGNSDELRGAAQVGMSPFCAAWFLRQHTDLLGADIIKQRAAGYPVLHHPSEVVSRIQDLCAAS